A DNA window from Zingiber officinale cultivar Zhangliang chromosome 3A, Zo_v1.1, whole genome shotgun sequence contains the following coding sequences:
- the LOC122051714 gene encoding solute carrier family 25 member 44-like isoform X3, with protein MFNLFTRQRSIGTRAGIFSGVTLALYPLSLVKTRMQVASNDVLKNNAFSTFRNILKVDGVTGLYRGFGTVITGAIPARIVFLTSLETIKAASLKLVEPFKLSQPVQAAISNGIAGMSASLCSQAVFVPVDVVSQKLMLQGYSGFTKYNGGFDVVQHIIKTEGIRGLYRGFGLSVITYSPSSAVWWASYGTSQQIMWKLLSHGNDNASVPSQWKIVSVQAAGGVMAGAMTSCITTPLDTIKTRLQVMNNMNMQKQNIREVIKRLISEDGWRGFYRGLGPRFLTISAWGSSMIVSYEYLKRICLITEDTSVSSSRSN; from the exons ATGTTCAATCTTTTTACCAGACAGAGATCAATTGGGACAA GAGCAGGAATTTTTAGTGGCGTTACATTGGCTTTGTATCCACTCTCTCTTGTAAAGACCAGGATGCAGGTTGCTTCAAATGATGTTCTCAAGAACAATGCATTTTCGACTTTCAGAAATATTCTGAAGGTAGATGGTGTAACTGGTCTTTACAGGGGCTTTGGCACAGTTATTACTGGAGCTATTCCTGCTAGGATTGTTTTCCTCACTTCTCTGGAAACAATAAAAGCAGCTTCATTGAAATTGGTCGAACCATTTAAGCTCTCCCAACCTGTTCAAGCTGCTATATCAAATGGCATTGCTGGCATGTCAGCATCTCTATGCTCCCAGGCTGTATTTGTTCCTGTTGATGTG GTTAGCCAAAAGTTGATGCTGCAAGGTTACTCTGGTTTCACAAAGTATAATGGTGGATTTGATGTCGTTCAACACATTATTAAGACTGAAGGAATCCGAGGACTTTACAGAGGATTTGGCCTATCCGTTATTACATATTCTCCTTCTAGTGCTGTATGGTGGGCAAGTTATGGAACAAGCCAGCAAATCATGTGGAA GCTCCTAAGTCATGGGAATGACAACGCAAGTGTTCCTAGccagtggaagattgttagtgttcAAGCAGCTGGTGGTGTTATGGCAGGCGCTATGACATCTTGCATAACAACCCCTCTTGACACAATTAAGACGCGGTTGCAG GTTATGAACAATATGAATATGCAAAAACAAAATATAAGAGAAGTTATCAAAAGATTGATTAGTGAAGATGGATGGAGAGGCTTTTATAGGGGATTAGGTCCAAGATTTTTGACCATATCAGCATGGGGTAGCTCAATGATAGTTTCATACGAATATCTGA AGAGGATCTGTCTCATAACTGAAGATACATCAGTTTCATCATCACGTTCAAATTAG
- the LOC122051714 gene encoding solute carrier family 25 member 44-like isoform X1, whose translation MESREIAAPNVQSFYQTEINWDKLNKTKFYVVGAGIFSGVTLALYPLSLVKTRMQVASNDVLKNNAFSTFRNILKVDGVTGLYRGFGTVITGAIPARIVFLTSLETIKAASLKLVEPFKLSQPVQAAISNGIAGMSASLCSQAVFVPVDVVSQKLMLQGYSGFTKYNGGFDVVQHIIKTEGIRGLYRGFGLSVITYSPSSAVWWASYGTSQQIMWKLLSHGNDNASVPSQWKIVSVQAAGGVMAGAMTSCITTPLDTIKTRLQVMNNMNMQKQNIREVIKRLISEDGWRGFYRGLGPRFLTISAWGSSMIVSYEYLKRICLITEDTSVSSSRSN comes from the exons ATGGAGTCGAGGGAGATCGCTGCCCCTAATGTTCAATCTTTTTACCAGACAGAGATCAATTGGGACAA GCTCAACAAAACTAAGTTCTATGTTGTAGGAGCAGGAATTTTTAGTGGCGTTACATTGGCTTTGTATCCACTCTCTCTTGTAAAGACCAGGATGCAGGTTGCTTCAAATGATGTTCTCAAGAACAATGCATTTTCGACTTTCAGAAATATTCTGAAGGTAGATGGTGTAACTGGTCTTTACAGGGGCTTTGGCACAGTTATTACTGGAGCTATTCCTGCTAGGATTGTTTTCCTCACTTCTCTGGAAACAATAAAAGCAGCTTCATTGAAATTGGTCGAACCATTTAAGCTCTCCCAACCTGTTCAAGCTGCTATATCAAATGGCATTGCTGGCATGTCAGCATCTCTATGCTCCCAGGCTGTATTTGTTCCTGTTGATGTG GTTAGCCAAAAGTTGATGCTGCAAGGTTACTCTGGTTTCACAAAGTATAATGGTGGATTTGATGTCGTTCAACACATTATTAAGACTGAAGGAATCCGAGGACTTTACAGAGGATTTGGCCTATCCGTTATTACATATTCTCCTTCTAGTGCTGTATGGTGGGCAAGTTATGGAACAAGCCAGCAAATCATGTGGAA GCTCCTAAGTCATGGGAATGACAACGCAAGTGTTCCTAGccagtggaagattgttagtgttcAAGCAGCTGGTGGTGTTATGGCAGGCGCTATGACATCTTGCATAACAACCCCTCTTGACACAATTAAGACGCGGTTGCAG GTTATGAACAATATGAATATGCAAAAACAAAATATAAGAGAAGTTATCAAAAGATTGATTAGTGAAGATGGATGGAGAGGCTTTTATAGGGGATTAGGTCCAAGATTTTTGACCATATCAGCATGGGGTAGCTCAATGATAGTTTCATACGAATATCTGA AGAGGATCTGTCTCATAACTGAAGATACATCAGTTTCATCATCACGTTCAAATTAG
- the LOC122051711 gene encoding heterogeneous nuclear ribonucleoprotein A0-like, translating to MAVDPRKLFIGGISWDTNEDDLREHFSKFGEVAEVVIMKDRNTGRARGFGFVVFTHPAVSERVVMEKHAIDGRIVDVKKAVPREDQQILNRSNNNSICGSLSPGRTRKIFVGGLPPTITENDFKNYFDQFGTITDAVVMYDHNTQRPRGFGFITYDSEDAVNKVLLNSFHDLNGKKVEVKRAVPKELSPGPNTRLQTDGYNYGVNGGNSLLSGCTQEGNSFLSGYTQGNNPSLFSGYGMKMDAKLRALSAWRNGLSSLVSGFRVGIDYDPTLSSSILGNANLNSILKYQQELNSYCNRNLNRYNSPIPYSSINQNTGTLLSLLPQNVLGNTELNYTVNSATASASIASGRENLGSFSKSRLNWASSLPISSQIEGSFSGFWGGNVSCVGTDNTVLGGSNFERSVSPPVANTNRTTSCFKYEASYENLYRDNSVFGDPTWQSSFLDLDVTSSLSYKLGNPDLDITGKEIEDFACGYYA from the exons ATGGCGGTGGATCCGCGAAAACTCTTCATCGGCGGCATCTCGTGGGACACCAATGAGGATGACCTCAGGGAGCACTTCAGCaagttcggagaggtggcggagGTTGTCATCATGAAGGATCGGAACACGGGCCGCGCCCGAGGCTTCGGGTTTGTCGTGTTTACTCACCCTGCCGTTTCTGAAAGGGTTGTCATGGAAAAGCATGCCATTGACGGTCGAATA GTGGATGTGAAGAAAGCTGTTCCGAGGGAAGACCAACAAATTCTTAATAGAAGCAACAACAATAGTATCTGTGGATCTCTTAGCCCTGGCCGTACAAGGAAAATATTTGTCGGAGGCCTACCACCTACAATAACAGAGAATGACTTTAAGAACTATTTTGATCAGTTTGGGACAATCACAGATGCCGTGGTAATGTATGACCATAACACTCAGCGACCTAGGGGATTTGGTTTCATTACTTATGACTCTGAGGATGCTGTGAATAAGGTATTGCTCAATTCTTTCCATGATCTGAATGGTAAGAAGGTAGAGGTCAAGAGGGCTGTGCCTAAAGAACTTTCACCTGGCCCCAACACACGGTTGCAGACTGATGGATATAACTATGGTGTGAATGGGGGAAATAGTTTGCTTAGTGGGTGTACACAAGAAGGAAATAGTTTTCTTAGTGGGTATACACAGGGAAATAATCCAAGCTTATTCAGTGGATATGGTATGAAGATGGATGCCAAATTAAGAGCATTGTCTGCTTGGAGGAATGGGCTCTCTTCCCTAGTCTCTGGTTTCAGAGTAGGAATTGATTATGATCCAACTTTGAGCTCAAGTATTTTAGGAAATGCCAACCTCAATAGCATTCTCAAGTATCAACAGGAATTGAACTCTTACTGCAACAGGAATTTAAATAGGTATAATAGTCCAATTCCATATAGTAGTATTAACCAAAATACTGGTACACTTCTTAGTTTGCTGCCTCAAAATGTATTGGGAAACACTGAACTCAATTATACTGTAAATTCTGCAACTGCAAGTGCCTCCATAGCATCTGGGAGAGAGAACCTTGGTAGCTTTAGCAAAAGCAGATTGAATTGGGCAAGCTCTCTTCCAATTTCATCTCAAATTGAGGGAAGTTTCTCAGGCTTTTGGGGTGGCAATGTAAGTTGTGTTGGTACTGATAATACTGTTTTAGGAGGAAGCAATTTTGAAAGAAGTGTCTCTCCTCCTGTGGCCAACACTAATCGTACCACTTCATGTTTTAAATATGAAGCAAGCTATGAAAATTTATATCGTGATAATTCAGTTTTTGGAGATCCCACTTGGCAATCATCATTTTTAGACCTTGACGTCACTAGTTCATTGAGCTACAAGCTTGGAAATCCAGACTTAGATATCACAGGCAAAGAAATTGAAGATTTTGCATGtggttattatgcttag
- the LOC122051714 gene encoding solute carrier family 25 member 44-like isoform X2: MFNLFTRQRSIGTSKVSPPSRLNKTKFYVVGAGIFSGVTLALYPLSLVKTRMQVASNDVLKNNAFSTFRNILKVDGVTGLYRGFGTVITGAIPARIVFLTSLETIKAASLKLVEPFKLSQPVQAAISNGIAGMSASLCSQAVFVPVDVVSQKLMLQGYSGFTKYNGGFDVVQHIIKTEGIRGLYRGFGLSVITYSPSSAVWWASYGTSQQIMWKLLSHGNDNASVPSQWKIVSVQAAGGVMAGAMTSCITTPLDTIKTRLQVMNNMNMQKQNIREVIKRLISEDGWRGFYRGLGPRFLTISAWGSSMIVSYEYLKRICLITEDTSVSSSRSN; encoded by the exons ATGTTCAATCTTTTTACCAGACAGAGATCAATTGGGACAAGTAAAGTTTCTCCTCCTTCCCG GCTCAACAAAACTAAGTTCTATGTTGTAGGAGCAGGAATTTTTAGTGGCGTTACATTGGCTTTGTATCCACTCTCTCTTGTAAAGACCAGGATGCAGGTTGCTTCAAATGATGTTCTCAAGAACAATGCATTTTCGACTTTCAGAAATATTCTGAAGGTAGATGGTGTAACTGGTCTTTACAGGGGCTTTGGCACAGTTATTACTGGAGCTATTCCTGCTAGGATTGTTTTCCTCACTTCTCTGGAAACAATAAAAGCAGCTTCATTGAAATTGGTCGAACCATTTAAGCTCTCCCAACCTGTTCAAGCTGCTATATCAAATGGCATTGCTGGCATGTCAGCATCTCTATGCTCCCAGGCTGTATTTGTTCCTGTTGATGTG GTTAGCCAAAAGTTGATGCTGCAAGGTTACTCTGGTTTCACAAAGTATAATGGTGGATTTGATGTCGTTCAACACATTATTAAGACTGAAGGAATCCGAGGACTTTACAGAGGATTTGGCCTATCCGTTATTACATATTCTCCTTCTAGTGCTGTATGGTGGGCAAGTTATGGAACAAGCCAGCAAATCATGTGGAA GCTCCTAAGTCATGGGAATGACAACGCAAGTGTTCCTAGccagtggaagattgttagtgttcAAGCAGCTGGTGGTGTTATGGCAGGCGCTATGACATCTTGCATAACAACCCCTCTTGACACAATTAAGACGCGGTTGCAG GTTATGAACAATATGAATATGCAAAAACAAAATATAAGAGAAGTTATCAAAAGATTGATTAGTGAAGATGGATGGAGAGGCTTTTATAGGGGATTAGGTCCAAGATTTTTGACCATATCAGCATGGGGTAGCTCAATGATAGTTTCATACGAATATCTGA AGAGGATCTGTCTCATAACTGAAGATACATCAGTTTCATCATCACGTTCAAATTAG